The Haliaeetus albicilla chromosome 9, bHalAlb1.1, whole genome shotgun sequence genomic sequence AGGACAGTAACAGTCTACAGTCATGGCTACTGAAGCATGACCCACCGCCGGCACCGCCACCGGCCCCGCCACCGGCCCCGGCAccgccaccggccccgccgcagcgccggggcgggggggaggcgggaGCTGTCCGTGGTGCTGAGCCGTCGGGGAGCGCTCGCCGcccgggaagggggggggaggcggggcggagcgtggggtggggggagcgtGGGGGGTGTCCCGGTGCCCGCCTGACCTCggtctctctttcccccctccgCAGACACCGAGTCCCCCACGGCggacgcccccccccccttcccgctGCAGCGCAGgtagggtgggggggggggttctccCCCCAGGCGGGGCGGACACGCGTGGGAGGGCAGGGGGcggggaacgggggggggggcgaaggATGCTACCGAcactccccccccacacacctccAGCACCGGGAGCCCCTCCCGCGCCGCGGGTGGGAGTCGGGCGCGCTCGCTGCGGTGGCGGGGCCGCCTCCTCGCCGTCGCCAAGGCACcggttgccccccccccccccccaaacccgttccccccccccccaccctccgaCGCCGCCCGGGCGACCGTGGCTTTAGATTGTTactgtgccgctgggggggtaACAGTCTACAGCCATGGTCGCCGGGCCCGGCGCACTCGCACCGCGGGCAGCACCGGCTCCtcaccccccccatccccccccccaacccacgGGGGTACcggaggcggcggaggagggggaggggcgggggggggccgcgggggtCCCGTCGGGGGCGGCCCGCCTCCCGGGGCAGTAGGAGCTCACATGCAGGGTGCAGCTCGCCGCACATCAACTCTTACTGTTCGGGGGGGCGGGCGCCGAGCGGCTCCTCCTCAGGCAGCGGGAACGACGGGGACCCCCCCGCaccccacttccccccccccggccctccGTGTTCCCCCCAACCCCGCAGCCCCCTCACCTGCCCTTCCCGGCGgggccccggggctgccccccccgccgggcTGGTCCCGCCGCATCTGTAAAGCGGCTCCCGGAGCGCGTTGGCAGCCGCGGTGCCGTcctgtccgtctgtccgtcctcccccccccccgccccggtgctgcggcggggcggggggggggggggagtggggaacGGGAGCCGTTCCCGGGAGCAGAGCACGGCCCGGCGGCGGAGCTGGTACGGCGGGGACTGAGCGCGAACCCCGACGGGCCGGACCGGGCGGCGACCGGGGGCGGTCGCAGGTTGCACAATTCGCCCGAGGCGGCCAGGAGATTCCTGAGAGGCGAAGTCAGAGCGGCCCGGCCTGCCCCGCCAACCGGGCACCGGGCCCTCGGCAGCCGGTGGTGACCGGTGCCGGCTGGGCAGGGCCCCtcggggggagcgggggggacgggggacccGGGACCCAAAGCTCCGGagatggggagggggctggaaGGGGTGCAGCGACTGCGGAGACCCCGGAGGGGAGTGCGGGGGGGTGGCTAATGCTGtggaggtgggtgctggggacaccTGGGATGGGGGCAGGGGACAGGCCCCGGTGGGGTGAGGGTGGCAGCGGCAGGACGGGGATGCAGCCCCAAAAAAGGACCTGCGACCCCGGCATAGGGTCCCATGGGTGTCCTCAGTCAGAGCAGCCCCCTTCGAGCACGCACCCATGGGGGTCCCGCACCCGGCAGCTCTGCTCTCGCTCAGACAGGCACGGCCACCGCGAGGTCCCCGGGGGCCAGCGGGGCCATGGTGTGGCAAAGCAGCCACAGGCATGGGGATACCGCAGGCACTGGGTCTCTGCCATGCGCTGCCCCGTCTCCTGCCGGTCCCCTTTGCCTCCCGCTCCCGCTTTTCCCACCTTTGCACCGCACGCCTCCGGGAAGGGGATTTTTTGGGCAGTCGCGCCAGCGCTCAGGTAAAGCCGCAGCTGCGTTTGGCCCAGCGCAGCCGGACTGCAATGGTGCCGCTAGCCACGAAAACCACCCTCCatcccctgaaaaaaaaaacctccttgcTTCTGCACCAGGTGGGTAGCGGCAACAGCATCGCAGTGAGGTCCAGGCCACAGCAGCACCCAGGTCCCTTCCAGGGCACCCCTAGGTGAGCGGACATGTCCCGTGGGCAGCACCGCAGGCCCTCGGACCCCACACTCTGGCCCCAGGAAGGCTGCGCTGTTGTTGTTTTGAAGGCCAAGTCTCTCCCGCTGACACCCTGGAATTAGTTTTTCTTCCAGAGGCCTTAAAAATACCCTGGACTTCTGACACTGGGACTTGGCTTCCGACAGCACTTCCAAGCTGCCAGGCCTGGGGCCAGCCATCAGCGCCGGGGGACAGAGGCCGTCCAGCTCCCGTGCTCCTCCTCAGCACGGAGATGATGGCAGTGCCAGGGAGGAACGTGGCAGTGCCGGGGAGGAACGTGGCGCCTGCCATGGTCGGAGCTGTTAACTTGCCATTTCTACAGCGGAATGGTGCTCAGTGGGGCACAGGCACGGCGCAAACACTGCCTTACCTCGGCCTCGCTCCCGGCAGCCCGTGGCACTTTGGCAAGCGTCCCCACGCAGGACCAGGAGGGTGGGAAAGCTCTTCCCTCGGGACCTCCAGCAGCCATGACCCTACAGAGCCCCATGGCTGAGGATTGGGCTGCAGCGAGGGTCCCCGAGGGGCTCTCCCTGGCTGGGATTTCTCTGGGCATCCCAGGGAGAGCATGTGGCCCCAAAAAACAGCTTCTGGCTGAAGCCTGTGACCCGCTCCCAGCTTTGCCAAGGGGCACTCGTGATATGCTGGCACCATGGGAATTTGGGGtgggcaggagaaggagggggcTGAGCCGGTGGGGCTGAGCCAGGGAGGCTGGCGGGGGGCGCAGGGAGAGGTGCTGCTGCCACCCCCCCGAAAaggcagggcagctgcctgccttccctggcTGCCCGCACGCTGCACGCACTGTTGTTGCCATCTGACAGCTCTTGGCGAAACGGCCTTTTGTGATTCAGCCGTGTTTATCCCAGCCCGCGGCCCGGCCCAGCGTGGGTTTCCATGGAAAACTTCCATCCAAAACAAGGAGAGAAGGAGCTACAGCAGGAGTGACTCAGCCACAACTGGAAGCTTCTGCGGGTgaagcagggaggaggggggggggctgttcCCAATGGCTTGGTCCTGCTCTGGCAGCGGGGCCCGGGGATGGCCCCCGGCTCTCCCCTGCCCGTGCCGCTGCCTCCTCGCAGGCAGGAGCCGGGcaggcttgggggggggagcTGCGTTGCATAACCATCTGCGAAACACGTCACCTTCCCAgagcaccccctccccagctgcctgcGTTAGGCCCCGCTCGTGGGAACAGGGGAGGAAGAGCGTGAGATGAGTAAGGCTCAAACCCCAGCAAGATCCGCACCCGATGCCAGGCTCGGCGGGACGTCGCTTTTTTCCAGCGCTGCCCACGGGAGCCCCTGCCCGTGCTGGGCGAGCCCCGTGTGGGCGGCTGGCACGGTGGGCAGCGGAGGAGGCCCTGAGTCAGCAACGGCGCAGGGGGAAGGGACGCGGGGAGCTGGGGAGAAGGCGGTGGGTGTTcgcagggaggcagcagcactggcaacaTCTCTGTTTGTGCTGGTCTTCTCCCGTCCTCCCTGGGACgctgggagagggctgggggctCTGCTCACCCAGGGGTGGCAGAGCAAAGCCGtgccccgctgagccccagacCCCGTGCCCAGGACAGGCTCCTAGcgagcacagccctgggcatggCCCTACCTGCCCCTGGGGCTGGCATTGGGACCATGCAGTGGGGCTCTGATGGCTGCGCTAGGGATGGGAAGGGCCCCATTTGGGGAGTAGAGGGGTGACAGCCACCCCTGCCAAAACACCCATGCTCCCAGTGCCGCTAGGTAACACCGGTGGCCGTTCCCAGGGCTTCGGTCCCCCAGGCCAGCGGCACGGCTGTCCCCCGGAGCCTGGGCTCACTCCATCACCCCCTCAGCAGTGCCCCTCGCTCAGGGACAGCAACCACCACAtgctgttttgggggaaaaccCAACTCCTCTGGGCCAcgtggggcaggggaagaagaaaCCCCCCGACGAGGGCAGCTGCACCCTAAGAACAACAGCATGGGAACTGGATCTGCGAGAggcgggcaggggctggcacGAAGGTGTGTTGCCAGTGGAAAAGCAGGTGGAGGGCAGGATTCCCGGGGCAAACCCCTCTGTCCGGCAGGGACACGCAGTGATGCCCATGGGagctgcttccctcctcccttcgCAGCAGGGGCCGAGAcatccttcctctgctgctcaCACAGGCACCTCCCGGGGACGAGGGTCGcgtttgtttttattaatttgtttaaaCTGGTGCAGGAGTCACCTGGCAAGAGCCATCTTTTTAAACTCcctgggaagaggaggcaggTACCGTAGCATCCCAGCTCAGGTCACCCATCCCTCAACAACCCTCCAGAACCCACCTGACAGAGCTTCCTGCAGAGCCGGGACTGTTCTGCATGCTCACCGCACGCCCTGTGCTCCTTTCCCCTTCACAATGCCAGCGAGCTGCGGCGGTGCCTCCCCCCCGGGAGCAGGGAGATGCCGGTCGGCGGCTGCGGGACCGCAGTGCAGGCTGGTGACCGGGCAACGTTGATCCGCAGCGGCCGCGGTGAACGGACATGGCTGCAGCGTCTCCTCCGCGTCATCCTGTGGAGCcgatggggtggggggggtgagaTGCCGTGCTGGAAGACCACCGCGGCGAGCTGTAGCTCCGTGATCATTAAACAGCTAACGGTGAGCTGGCGAAGCGCTGTCTGCTGCCATCCTTCTCCGGTGGCCGAGGACTCAGGTCGGGGGAGCAGCGGAGACAAAGGCCCTGGTGCTTTGTCACAGCTGGCCACCGCAGCCAGGTGCGCAGCCCCaagtcccccccccccaccccgtcaAAACAGCCTTTGGTGTCCCCGAGGTGGTGACCGTGGGGTGACAGACACCCCAAACCTTTGCATCACCTGAGCAGGCAGCATGGAAGCAACGCAGCCTGCCTGATGCTGCTCCGCGAGGTGGCAAAGCGGGCAGGCACTGCCCGAGCCCCGCCAGCCCCCCAGGAGCAAcaccagcccagggctgggctgcggggggaaCCAGCCTCATCCTCCTACCACCGCCGCTGTCACGTAACTGGCAACAAACCAGAGGGCAAAAAACTCACAGCTGTGGGAAACGCTCGCTTCTGCTGCATTGGTTTTAACCCGCAGCAGCTCCCAGGACTGTTCCCGGCTGAGCAAACAGGGAAAGTGCTTCTGTCCCCTGACCCTGGGACTGCTCCTGCACCACAGCGTCTTCCATCCCTCACAGCACCGACACCACGCTGCCCCGCTGCTCCCGAAATCCCCACGCTGCGCAAGCAGGGAGCAAATTAAAAAGTTTCATCCAATTTCTCTTTTACCAAATATATTGCCCTGTACCCCCAAGGAAAGCCATGGTTAGAGAGAAATCCTGCgagcacagccctgggctgcaGACTGGAAAGCCTGGCCTGCACACTGGAAAGCCTggcctgccccagcagcagtcAAACAGGGTGCCTGCAATTATAACAATAAAGATTTCTGTGTGCTTCTGGAAAATATCAGAGCCAAGAACGTAGCGACAAGTTTTTCTTGTTCACGAAGGCACTTTGTACAGAGGAAGATACAAAAGTCTCCCAACACACGCACGCTGAACCAGCAGACATTTTGTTCCTGAAATGAAGACCAGCCCTggcactgccagggatgagaggTTTTTCTAGACCCAGACCAGCTAGATGCTTGGCTTAATAGCTTTCACCAGGGATATTAACAAACACAAACCTTTGGGGTTTAacagctgcaggagctgtgtgCTCTACAGATGTTTCCTTTGGCTGAGCTGAGGGACCCCAATTTTGAACAGCTATTCAAGGCTCTGAAAGCACCTCACACACAGGGCAGCCTCACCCTCCTGTCCTCAAAGCCCTCATCGTCATACCCACATACTCATGTGTACAACaaagttgggaaaaaaacaaagggagGTAACAAAGAACCATTTAACCTGGCCCTATGTtaatgctgcagagcagcacagtgAGCTGAGGAGGATTCTTTGGCCCTTCTGGAGGGCACGGAAACGCAGTGATGTTTCACCAAGATGGCAGGCTGCACGTGGCTCACTGGAGCCCCATTTATTACAGAGATTGTTATCAAACCGCCCCAGCTCCCGGGGGCTCAGCCTATCCCTGTCCGGGGCGGAAGCGGTCCAAGAAGTCCAGGTAGGCCTTCTTCTGTGGTGCAGCCACAGGGATGAAATGCCCGCCGGGGTGGGTGAGGACAACAGGCTCCACGAAGTGCCGGGCCAGCTCCCTGCTGAGGGTGGCAGCGATGACGGTGTCGGCATCACCCACGACGTGCAGCGTAGGCAGGGCGATGGGCTCTCGGTAGAACTGGCCGTGGGCCGGGGCGCGGCTGGCGAAGCCGGCCACCAGGATGGCGAAGGCCACGGGGAAACGGGGGTCACCGCGGGCCCTCAGGGCGCACACCATGGCGGCCAGCGCCGCGCCCTGGCTGAAGCCCAGCAGCCCGTCAAAGGGTCCGTGCTCCACCAGCGCCGCCGCCACGGCCGACAACGACTCTTCCAGccccgccggcgccgccgccaccTCCCCCGCCTCAAAAGTGCCGGGCCCAGAGAACCACCAGCCGCGGGGGGGGTCGTCCTCGTCGCCGTCCTCGCCGCCGCCGGGAACGGGGTGCGGTGCGCTGACCGCCACCAGCTCTGCCCGGCCACGCAGAGCCTTGCGCAGCGCGCCGGTGCGCTGCCGGAAGCGACGCTCGCTCTGCCGGTAGCCGTGCAGACCCAGCAACCGCAACGGCCGCCCCCCCGACATGGCGGCCGCCGCCACCGGAAGCCGAGAGCGCCGCTTCCGTCTGTCgtccctcccccaccccccccctcaCACCTTCCCGCCGAAACTCGTGGCGCTCATTGGACGCCGAGGTGAGCGGGCCGGCGCTCCTCTGCGTTGGGGCGCCAGCGCGCCCCCTGGCGGCGGGAGGCCGCAGCGTATGGGGAGAGAGACCGGCGGCGGGACGAGGCGGTCCCGgtgggacgggacgggacgggacggccCGGTGCGACCGGGGGCTGCTGCGGGCAGAGCCTGCAGCACGGCCTGGCTTTGCAGGGACCCACTGCCCGCGGGCAGCCGCGTCGGTCCTTGCGGGCAGCGGTGTCGTCGAGGTACGGGGTGCATCCCCATCCATTCCGGTGCTGGTACCGGGAGGCCCCGGCGGTGCTTACCCTCGGTgttggggggtgtgggggggtgggtgtgtgtCCCCCGCCGGGTCCCGGAGCGTGGCGGCAGCAGGACGGGGTGCAGGCTGCGCTCATGAGGCTGCTGGGTCCCCGGTGCTTAGCTTCTCCTCGCCCTCCACCGGCGTGGGGGGGGTCACGGGTGGCTTCCCCTGCCGCAGAGAGGGGGGGGGTATGTCAGGATGggaccccagcccctgcctgacCTGTGATGAGCCTGCCCGTGCCCAGCCCACAGCATCCCATGGGGCACAGCTGGGGGAATCCCCCCCTCCCAGGGAGCCGCGGGGCCAGCCAGGCGCTTGCCCCAGTaagggctgtggggtgcaggggaggggggCTCACCAGCCGGGCTGGCACCGGCCCCGTTACTGTTCACCGGGAACGAAGCCACAGGGTGGCGCTTTCGGCACGTGGCACCGGGCACCGTACGGCACCGTACACACACCGTACTGGCACAGGGCGTTCAGCCCGCGCCAACGCTCCCACCGCCCATCCCTTCCACCCCGCACGGTTACCGAGATCGAAGGGATGGAGCGGGGACCCCCCGTCCCGGTGACATCCCGTGCCCGGGTGACATCACGCTGCCCACCTGGGCTGTCCGGCCGTGGCGCGGGAGCTGTGTGCCGGCGTGGTTCACTGTCCATGGCCCCAGGGACTGGCTGGCGTAGAAATCCATGGGGTAAGGCTGCTGCCACTCGACGTCCCGGAGAGCCACCGCGGCCTGCGGAGGGGACAAGGAGCTGAATCCCCAAGCGGTGCCTGCGGCGGGGGAGCCGGCGGTGCTGGGAGAAGTCCCAGTGTGGCGGCTTGGTGTGCCGAGCAGGGCACTGCCAGAGCGAAGCTCACAGCACCGGGAATCCCGCTGGTTTCACAAAAGATCGGAAATCCCAGCGGCACACCCAGGGCCGTGCATGGAGCACAgccggggagaggaggggacgctgccctgctgcagggacagccCTGTCCTGGCAGCTCGCAGCACCGCAGCTCTGTGGGAGGCTCTGGCGCATCACCCCAAGCCAGGGTTGGTCCCCCCAAAATGGGAGAGGGGTGCCTACCTCGTAGGGTGTCAGCAGCGGCTTGCTGAAGGCTTCTCCCCAGTCGATGGAGAGCCGGGGACAGGCTACCTGCACCCACCTGGAAGGGAAACAGGCGGCAACAGATGGGGACAAGCATTTTGGGAAGAATAAACCACAACAAAGCCTTGCAGCAACCCCCTGGAAGGAAATGGAGCGGGCAGGGAGCAAGGTCCCTACTGTGCCAGAGCCAACCTGCCAGGAACAACCACGTCCCCTCCCCGTGCCATGGCCACAGCACACGCAGGGGTGCATAGTATCCACCCAGGTGACAGTGGGACAGATGTGGCAGGGATGGCTTCCAGCAGGAATCGGAGGGCCCagacagggatggggcacccTGGGGACCCTGGCGCAGGGGGCTGGTGTGGGGGTCAGCAGCACTCACGCGTCCACATCAGGGAAGAGGCGCAGCTTGCTGGGGAAGATCTCGGACAGCAGCACCCGCACAAAGGGCCGGCCCAGGGCGCGGAGACGCGACTCCAGGTGCTGCGGGGGGAAAAGGCACCCGGGGGGGGGTTAGGGGAGCCCAGACAGATGCCCGCAGCAAGCCCCCCAAGCCCTGCTCATAGACCTTTCCTAGCCATCAGACCCTCTgtgggtcccagctctgccccatgGCCACATCGCATGGCCAGGCGCAGTGACAGGGACTGCAGCCACGGCTCCGGCTTGtgcccagctctccccagcgTGTGCCTCAGTCTAATGAAGTAATTACCGCTCAATGACAACAATCTGTTCTCGTTAGCGGCTGCCTTCCCTGGGACGCCTGCCTGCCCGTGAGCTGGCTGCGGCcagaggctgcaggagaaggagaggggCCCAGGAGGGGCCAGGGACGTCCTTGTCCTCCGGAGCTGGCACTAATcagcccctgcccagccagccccagccatgCCTGTGTCCTGCCCACTGCGGAACAGTGGCTGCTGGGACCTCACCGCCCTACTCTGCCTACTGGTCCCTGCATTGCCCCAAATCTCACCTTTGACTCCCGAAAAATTGCCAGGTGTGAGCGGGGCTGCCGTGCTCAGGGCACCCCACTCCCATGGGGCAGGACACTGTGGTCCTGCTCCCCTCGCCCAGCCGGTGTGCAGATAATGCCAGTGCAGTGGCTGAGCAGGGATGCTGAACCTGATCAGAAGTTCATCCAATTAAAACAAACCCAGGGAATTAATTGCTGAGCTGCCT encodes the following:
- the OVCA2 gene encoding esterase OVCA2; translated protein: MSGGRPLRLLGLHGYRQSERRFRQRTGALRKALRGRAELVAVSAPHPVPGGGEDGDEDDPPRGWWFSGPGTFEAGEVAAAPAGLEESLSAVAAALVEHGPFDGLLGFSQGAALAAMVCALRARGDPRFPVAFAILVAGFASRAPAHGQFYREPIALPTLHVVGDADTVIAATLSRELARHFVEPVVLTHPGGHFIPVAAPQKKAYLDFLDRFRPGQG